Within Myceligenerans xiligouense, the genomic segment CGGCAGCACTCGACCACCCCGATCGCCATCGGCGAGGTCTTCAACACCGCGTTCGACTACCAGACGCTCATCACCGAGCGCCTCATCGACTACGTGCGCTCAGCCGTCACCCACACGGGCGGCATCACGCACATGAGGAAACTGCTCGACTTCGCCGGCCTGTACGGCATCCGCTCCGGGATGCACGGGCCCACCGACATCTCGCCCGTCGGCATGGCTGCCGCCCTGCACCTCGACCTGGCCGTCCACAACTTCGGGATCCAGGAGTACATGAAGCACGGCGACACCACGCTGGAGGTGTTCCGGACGTCGTACACGTTCACCGACGGGCTGCTCCATCCGGGCACGAATCCCGGCCTGGGGGTGGACCTGGACGAGGATCTCGCGGCACGCTTCGAGTACACACCCGCGTACCTGCCCATCAACCGCACCCTCGACGGAACGGTCCACGACTGGTGAACTCCGCCCCGCGCAGAAATCCTGACAGGATCCCCGGCAGCGCTTCCAGCAGCTCCGACGGCGCTCTCTCCCGGCCCGCCGGTCCGCCCGACGCCGAGCCGCATGCCGCCTGGCTCCCCGAGGCCGCCTTCGCGGCGATCGGCCGCCGCCGGGTCGCGATCCGGGGCGACGGCGCCCTGGTCGGCACCGTGGCCGCTGAGGTCGCGGCAGCCACCGCCGCCCACGGCGGCTCGTTCACGCGCCTGGAGTCGGGCTCGGGTGTGTCCGACGCCGACCTCGTCCTCACCCTCACGGAGGACGACGACGCCGACCTGCCGTCACCCCCGCCCCCGACCACCTCCCGAGCCGGCGACCACGCCAATTTGCCTCGTGGACGCGCTTCCACCGAGCGAAATGACGTGGTCGGCGCGCAGAGAGGCGGGGTCGGCGCGCAGGATGACGTGGTCGGTGAGCAGGACGGGGGCGACGAGTCGTTCCGGGTGTCGCGGGAGGACGGGGCCGTCGTCGTCGAAGCCGCCTGCGACCAGGGCCTGCTGTACGGGTTCTTCCATGTCGCACGGCTCGGCGAGGCCGCGTTCGACGGGCCGGACCTGGTCGAGCGGCACGCACCCGCGTCCGGACTGCGGATGCTCGACCACTGGGACAACGTCGCCGTTCACGCGGTGATGGGGCAGGTCGAGCGCGGGTACGCCGGCGGATCGATCTTCTTCGCCGACGGCAAGGTGCGCGCGGACCTGTCGCGGGTCGAGGCCTACGCGCGCCTGCTCGCATCCACCGGCATCAACCGGGTGGCGATCAACAACGTCAACGTGCACGCCCGCGAGGCCCGGCTGCTCACGGACGACCTCCCGCACGTGGCTCGTATCGCCGCGGCGTTCCGGCCGTGGGGCATCCGGGTGCACCTGTCGGTGTCGTTCGCGGCGCCCATGACGCTGGGCGGGCTCGGCACGTCGGACCCGCTGGACCCCGCGGTGGCGAGCTGGTGGCGTGACGCCGCCGACCGCGCCTGGGCCGAGATCCCTGACTTCGGCGGGTTCGTGGTCAAGGCCGACTCCGAGGGTCAGCCCGGGCCGTTCGCCTACGGGCGCGACCACGCCGACGGCGCGAACATGCTCGCCGCGGCCGTCGCCCCGCACGGCGGGATCGTCCACTGGCGCGCCTTCGTCTACGACCACCGGCAGGACTGGCGCGACCGGTCCACCGACCGGGCGCGCGCGGCGCACGACCACTTCGCCCCGCTGGACGGCCGGTTCGCCGAGAACGTGATCGTGCAGGTCAAGTACGGCCCGATGGACTTCCAGGTCCGCGAGCCGGTGTCCCCCGTCATCGCGGCGATGCCGGACACCCGCGTCGCCCTGGAGCTCCAGGTCACCCAGGAGTACACCGGCCAGCAGAAGCACGCCGTGTACCTGGGCCGCCAGTGGAGCGAGATCCTGAACTTCGACTTCGCGGGTCCGGACCGCGACGACGCCCGGCACGCGCCGGACTCCGACGCGACGCCGAAATCGGACGCGGCACCGGGCTCCGACGCGGCACCGAACAGCGCGGATCCGTCCCACGCCCTCCCGCCGACGTCGGTGGCCGGGATCGTGGCACGTTCCGGCGGCATCGTGGCCGTGTCCAACGCCGGGGACGACGAGTTCTGGACCGGGCACCCGTTCGCCCAGGCCAACCTCTACGCCTACGGCCGGCTGACCTGGGATCCCACCGCCGACCCCGACGCGCTGCTCGACGAGTGGGTCGCGCTGACGTTCCCGGACGCGGCGGCCGACGTCGTCCACGCCCTGCACACGATCCTCGACGAGTCCTGGGAGACGTACGAGCGGTACACCTCGCCCCTCGGCGTCGGCTTCATGGTGCGCCCCGGCCACCACTACGGCCCGGACGTGGACGGCTACGAGTACACCCCCTGGGGCACGTACCACTTCGCCGACCGTGACGGGATCGGCGTGGACCGGACGGTGGCGACCGGGACGGGGTACGCCGGGCTGTACCCGGAGCCGTGGGCGTCGCTCTACGAGTCCCCGGCGACGTGTCCCGACGAGCTGCTCCTGTTCTTCCACCACGTCCCGTACACGCATGTGCTGCATTCCGGGAAGACCGTCATCC encodes:
- a CDS encoding alpha-glucuronidase; translation: MNSAPRRNPDRIPGSASSSSDGALSRPAGPPDAEPHAAWLPEAAFAAIGRRRVAIRGDGALVGTVAAEVAAATAAHGGSFTRLESGSGVSDADLVLTLTEDDDADLPSPPPPTTSRAGDHANLPRGRASTERNDVVGAQRGGVGAQDDVVGEQDGGDESFRVSREDGAVVVEAACDQGLLYGFFHVARLGEAAFDGPDLVERHAPASGLRMLDHWDNVAVHAVMGQVERGYAGGSIFFADGKVRADLSRVEAYARLLASTGINRVAINNVNVHAREARLLTDDLPHVARIAAAFRPWGIRVHLSVSFAAPMTLGGLGTSDPLDPAVASWWRDAADRAWAEIPDFGGFVVKADSEGQPGPFAYGRDHADGANMLAAAVAPHGGIVHWRAFVYDHRQDWRDRSTDRARAAHDHFAPLDGRFAENVIVQVKYGPMDFQVREPVSPVIAAMPDTRVALELQVTQEYTGQQKHAVYLGRQWSEILNFDFAGPDRDDARHAPDSDATPKSDAAPGSDAAPNSADPSHALPPTSVAGIVARSGGIVAVSNAGDDEFWTGHPFAQANLYAYGRLTWDPTADPDALLDEWVALTFPDAAADVVHALHTILDESWETYERYTSPLGVGFMVRPGHHYGPDVDGYEYTPWGTYHFADRDGIGVDRTVATGTGYAGLYPEPWASLYESPATCPDELLLFFHHVPYTHVLHSGKTVIQHIYDTHFDGVERVESFVAAWDRVRGSLPDDGAADRADRVGLADRVGLADRVGLADRVAERLAEQLRSATEWRDQVNTYFYRKSGVPDERGRTIY